Genomic segment of Leuconostoc mesenteroides subsp. mesenteroides:
AACTTTGACGTTGATTATACGCCGAGAAATTTATTGCGTAACGATGTCTTACCAAAACTGACAACTGTTAATCAACAAGCCGTCAGACACATTAATAATATGGCTACACAAATCGCACAACAACAGCGGTTAATTGATCATCAGGCTAAAATATACGCTAGTGACATTCAAAACTGGCAGAATATTCCTATACTTTGGCAACTACCAACATTGAAATACTGGCTACAAAAAAATAAACTATTCAACATTAAAGAAAATCAACTACAGCAAATGGTTCGATTATTGAGTAATACCCATAAACCGAATGGAAAAATTGCTTTAGCGGATAATTTTGAGTTTATAAAAAGTTATCAAAAAATCAGTATACAAAAACAAAAAAATATGGCGCAAGTTTTGACGCCAGTTATGTTAAAATTGAATCAATGGCATTCTTTTGCAAAAACAACATTTATGTGGACTGATAGTGTCCCTATAAATGGCCAATCATTTATTAAGTTTCAGCTTACGCGTTCATTACCATATCTAAGCTTGCGTCCAGCAAAAGCGAGTGATAAAATTGCTCTCATAAACGGCCATAAAAATTTACGACGTTTAGCAATTGATGAGAAACTGACGCCGCAAGAACGTACAATGATGTGGGTTCTTGCGACAGCTGATGATGAAGTAATTGCAGTGCATTTACGTAGTAATCAGTGGCGTATAAATGCGGATTTTGCTGTTAAAGAAAATACACAGCCATATTGGCTCGTATGTCAAATTGAGGAAACCTAAGTGGATAACGATATACAAGAAGTGTTGTATGACCAAGAAAGTATTCAAAAAGCGGCAGAGCGTTTGGGAAAACAAATAACCCAAGATTATGTGGGTTCAACGCCTTTGTTTTTATCAGTTTTGAAAGGTGCCTACCTTTGGACAGCAGATTTACTGCGCGAAGTAGATCTGTATGCTGAACTAGAATTTATAAAAATCTCTAGTTACCATGGTGGTGTCTCGAGTTCTGATGAAATAACGCTCGTAACAGACGTTCGCTCAGATGTTCGAGGACGAGATATTATCATTTTAGAAGACATTGTTGATACTGGACAATCATTACTGTTTTTGAAAGAATTACTTGCAAAACGTGGTGCAAAATCAATTAAGGTAGCGACTCTACTTGATAAGATTGAAGGCCGAAAAGTTGAAGTAGATGCTGACTATGCAGGATTCAATGTTCGTAATGAATTCGTGGTTGGGTACGGTCTTGACTATGAAGAACATTACCGCAATCTACCTTATGTTGGTATTTTGAAAAAAGAAGTATACACTAAATAGACTTCAAACGAGAATTGAGGAAATACAATGAACAATAATAAAGGTGGCTTCTTACGAAGCAGTGTATTCTATATTTTCATATTTCTTGCTGTTGTAGGAATGGTTTATGGGTTGTTTGGTAACGATAAGACAACCACGAAAACTATTACATCAAGTGAATTTATTAAAGCACTGAATGATAAAGAATTGAAGTCAGTTACAGTACAGCCTGGTAACAGCATCTATAATGTTACTGGAACGTATAAAAAGGCACAAACAGCAAGTAAAGATAAAGGGCTTAGTTTATTCCAACCCACCCAAAAAGTAACTAAGTTTACGTCAACTTTGCTACCCAATGATGCGTCATTAAAGTCAGTGACAGATGCTGCTACAAAGACAAAGACAGAGTTAGTGACTAAACAAGCTGAAAATTCTGGTTTTTGGTTAAATTTGTTGGTATCCCTAGTTCCTGTTTTGTTGATTGTTGCGGTATTTTACCTGATGATGAACCAAGCTGGTGGTGGAAAAGGTGGACAAGGTGGCATGATGAGCTTTGGTAAATCCAAAGCTAAACCTTCAGACCCTAAGGATAACAAAGTACGTTTTGCTGATGTTGCTGGTGCCGAAGAAGAAAAACAAGAACTGGTTGAAGTAGTTGAATTCCTAAAAGCGCCAAAGAAATTCGTGAACTTAGGAGCTCGTATACCAAAAGGTGTATTGCTAGAGGGACCTCCCGGAACAGGTAAAACACTTTTGGCCAAAGCCGTGGCTGGTGAAGCTAGCGTACCATTTTTCTCAATGTCAGGATCAGATTTCGTAGAAATGTTCGTTGGTGTTGGTGCATCCCGTGTTCGTGACTTATTTGAAAATGCTAAGAAATCAGCACCAGCTATTATCTTCATTGATGAAATTGATGCAGTCGGTCGTCGTCGAGGAACAGGTATGGGCGGTGGTAACGATGAGCGTGAGCAGACTTTGAACCAAATTTTGATAGAAATGGACGGTTTCGAAGGTTCTGAAGGTGTTATTATTTTAGCATCTACTAACCGTTCGGATGTCTTAGATCCCGCATTGCTTCGTTCGGGTCGTTTTGATCGTAAGATTTTGGTTGGAGCACCGGATGTCAAAGGGCGTGAAGCAATCTTGAATGTCCATGCAAAAAACAAACCATTGGCAGATAATGTTGATTTAAAAGCTATTGCTCAACAAACTCCAGGGTATGTTGGAGCGGATTTGGAAAACTTGTTAAATGAAGCGGCATTGCTTGCTGCCCGTCGAAACAAGTCCAAAGTGGATGCTGCAGATATTGATGAAGCTGAAGACCGTATTTTCCAAGGTCCGGCCAAAACAAATCATAACATGTCTGAATCAGAACGTCGTACAACTGCTTATCATGAAGCTGGTCATGCGTTAGTAGGGCTAGTTCGTTCAGAAGCTTCAGTTGTTCGAAAAGTTACTATTGTTCCTCGTGGCCGTATTGGCGGTTACGCATTAATGACGCCTAAGAATGATCGTTATAACTTAAAATATTCAGAGGCTAAGGAGCAATTGGCTGGTTTGATGGGTGGTCGTGCTGCAGAAATATTTATGTTCAACGAATCTAGTTCAGGCGCCTCAAATGATTTCCAACAAGCAACTGGTTTGGCTCGTCAAATGGTTACGGCTTTCGGAATGTCTGATAAATTAGGCATGGTTCAACTTGAAGGAAATGCTAGTGTTGGCTATGCTGATCAAGCTGGTAATCGTGCGTACTCTGAAGAAACAGCCCGTTTGATCGATGAAGAAGTACGTCGATTGGCACGTGAAGCGTTTGATGATGCTATTGCTATATTACGTGACAACAAAGACAAATTGACGGCAATTGCTGAGGCTCTGCTTGAAGTGGAAACATTAGATGAAAAGCAAATTAAAGATATTTATCTAACAGGAACCTTTACTCGTAAGGACATCCAAGATGATACAGAGCTTGCAAAGGCAAAGTCGTTTGAAGAGGCAAAAGCTGCTGCTGATGCTAAGGATTCACAAGCTGAGCAACGTTTTGAAAAGCAAGATGAAGAAAAATCATCTGACGATCACTCAGAGTCACAAAGTGAAGACACTGATTCAACAGATAAGTCAGAAACAGATGACATTAATTCAGAAAATAAGTAAAATAGAAGTTGGCGGTGACGTCGGCTTTTTATTTTGTCGTGTATTTAGCAAATATAAAAGTAATAAACTGTTAAATACCAAAATAATGAATGAAACATAGGGAAAATTATGGCAGATCAATTTATCAAAGCAATTACTAAAAACAAATATTTTCGTACGTTTGCTATAAATGGGACTAATCTCGTCCATCAGGGGGCACAAATTCATGAAACATCGCGTATTGCTGCTGTTGTTCTTGGACGTGGCTTGTTGGCTACTACCTTGACAGCTCAGGCTGTTTTGAAAGGTGAAGAAACCTTATCGACAAAAATTAATGGACGTGGACCAATTGGCAATGTTGTAGTAGAAGCTGATACTAAAGGAAGCGTACGTGGTTACGTAACCAATCCAAATCTTGAGACACTTATAAATGACGCGGGACAACTTGATGTGGCCAAGGCTGTTGGAAAAAATGGTTTTCTACAGGTGACAAAATTTGCTCCATATTCTGACCCTTACATAGGTCAGAGTCAATTAATTAGTGGAGAAATTGGCGATGATTTTACATACTATTTAGCACAATCAGAGCAAACACCATCAGTTATAGGTGTTTCCGTCCATATGAACAATGATGATACAGTTGCTGGAGCAGGTGGCTTTCTTGTTCAGGCGCTACCTGATGCTACCGATGAGGCAATTGATCAACTTGAAGTAGCTCTAAAAAACATGAAACCACTTTCTGAAATGATTCAAGAAGGATACACGCCATTAGAAGTGCTTGAGGAAATTTTTGGGAAAGGTGAAGTTGATATCCTTCAAACGGCTGGCATTGGGTTGGCTGCAGAGCCATCCAAAGATGCGTATGCTAAAATGCTGCTCACCCTTCCAGCAACTGAAATTCAGGCAATGATCAAAGAAGATCATGGTGCTGAAATTGTGGGAAAGTTCTCTGGAAAGCGTTACTTTTTCACAGAAGAACAATTATCCGAAATTTTGAAACAGATTGAAAAAAATAACGAGTAACTTTGAGATTATTAGTTTTTTTTGGTATGATATTTAATTAGTAGGCGTGTATTTAAAAAACGCGCAATAGGGAAGGATTTATACAAATGGCTGAAGAAAAAGCCCTTAATGATCAAATGCTAGCGCGTCGACAAAAGTTGGCGACAATCGTTAGTGATTTACACTTAGACCCATTCGGTAAGCGATTTGAACGTACGGCAAAAGCGGAAGAACTGCACAAATTATATGATGACAGCTCTTTAGAAGAATTAGAGAATGCAAAACATGAAGTTGTTATTGCAGGTCGTATGATTGCAAAGCGAGGCGCAGGGAAAGTTATTTTCGCTGATTTCCGTGATGTTTCTGGAAAAATTCAAGTTTATGCAAAACGTGATGATTTAGCAGATAACTATCCGATTATTAAAAGAGCAGATTTAGGTGATTTCCTTGGCATCAAGGGAATCATGATGAAGACTGAAGCTGGTGAATTAACAGTTTTGGCTACAGAATTAACACACTTATCTAAAGCGCTACGTCCAATGCCTGATAAGTTCCATGGTATTTCTGATGTCGAAACACGGTATCGTAAACGCTATTTGGATTTGATTGCCAATGAAGATTCTTTCAAAAAGTTCCAAAAGCGCTCACACATCATTTCTGCTATTCGTGCATACATGGATAAAAATGATTTCCTTGAAGTTGAAACACCAATTTTGCAAACAGAAGCGGGTGGTGCTGCTGCTCGTCCATTCATTACACATCATAATGCTTTAAATATTGATATGTATATGCGTATTGCAACAGAGTTATACCTTAAGCGTTTAGTTGTTGGTGGTATGGAACGTGTTTATGAAATCGGTCGTATTTTCCGTAATGAAGGTATGGATCCAAAGCATAATCCTGAGTTTACAACAATGGAATCCTATGCAGCTTATATGGACTTTAACGACGTCATGGATGAGACTGAGGGAATATTCAAAGCTGCTGCTGCTGTTGTCTCAGATGACTTGAAAGTCACTTATCAAGGTACTGACATCGATCTTGGCTCAAAATTTGCCCGCAAGCACATGATTGACTTAATTAAAGAGCAAACAGGTATTGATTTCTGGCAAGAAATGTCGATTGAAGATGCGCAAAAGTTAGCGGATGATAAGCATGTAAAGTATGAAAAGTACTGGGGTGTTGGTCATATTATTAATGCTTTCTTCGAAGAATTTGTTGAAGATACTTTGGTACAGCCAACATTTGTTTATGGACACCCAGTTGAAGTGTCACCACTTGCTAAGAAAAATTCTGATGATCCTCGTTTTACTGATCGTTTTGAATTGTTCATTATGGGTAGCGAATATGCGAATGCCTTTACTGAGCTAAACGACCCGATTGATCAGCGAGCACGATTTGAAGCACAAGCAGCAGAACGTGAAAACGGAAATGACGAAGCTGAAGGCATCGATGAAGACTTCATAGAAGCTTTGGAATATGGTATGCCACCTACAGGTGGTCTTGGTATTGGTATTGATCGTTTGGTCATGTTATTAACTGATTCTGACACAATCCGTGATGTTGTCTTGTTCCCAACAATGCGTCCAGAATAATAAAGTATTGACAAGTCGTTACATAATTGGTTATAATAATATAGTTGTGTTAGCGACATCATTCCGACTTAGCTCAGTTGGTAGAGCACCTGACTGTTAATCAGGTTGTCGCCGGTTCGAGCCCGGCAGTCGGAGTTTGAAAAGAAGCAAATCAAGATGATTTGCTTCTTTTTTTGTATGATAAACTATTGACAGATTTTCTTACTCATGGCATAATAATATAGTTGTGTTAGCAACGTTATTCCGACTTAGCTCAGTTGGTAGAGCACCTGACTGTTAATCAGGTTGTCGCCGGTTCGAGCCCGGCAGTCGGAGTTTCGCCGACGTAGCTCAGTTGGTAGAGCACGGGTATCGTAAACCTGGGGTCGGAGGTTCGAATCCTCTCGTCGGCACTATTATGCAAACCTTGCAAAGCAAATCATCAGAGGTTTGCTTATTTTTTTATAATGAAAAGGACACAATTGCAAAATATGATTGTACTATTCAATAAACCGTACAACGTTTTAACTAAGTTTACTGATGCTGATGGGCGGCAAACTTTGGCTAACTACATTGATATTCCACGGGTGTACGCTGCTGGTCGTTTGGACATGGATAGTGAAGGACTATTACTGTTAACGGATAGCGGTAAACTGAATCATGAATTGACTGATCCCGGTAATAAAGCCTATAAAACTTATGTTGTTCAAGTAGAAGGTGTTCCGACGAAGGCACAGTTAAAGCAACTTGAGCAAGGTGTGGCATTAAAAGATGGGTTAACTTTACCAGCTAAAGTCAAACGAATTCCTTATCCAAAATGGCTGTGGGAACGAGAGAAACCGATTCGTATTCGTAAAAATCAACCAACAAGTTTTATTCAATTAAAAATAAAAGAAGGCCGTAATCGGCAAGTACGCCGTATGACGGCAGCTGTCGGTATTCCAACATTACGTTTGATACGGACACATATTGGTGAATATCATATTGCTGACTTAAAGCCAGGGCAATATCGAATTGTGAAGTAATGATTTTGTGGTGCAAAAGCAACATAAATGGTTATAATAGTAAAAGATGTAAATTTAAAGAGGTGAACTCATGGGACGTAAATGGGAAAATATTAAAATGAAGAAGGCGCAGACTGACGGTGCTGCTGCTAAAGTTAATAGTAAGTATGGCATTGAAATTTATGCCGCAGCAAAGCAAGGTGGCAGCCCAGACCCTGAGGCTAATTCAACATTAAAGTTTGTTATTGAACGTGCGAAGCAAGCGCAAGTACCAAAGCATGTTATCGAACGTGCCATTGAAAAAGCAAAGGGTTCAGGGAATGAAACTTTTATCGAGGGACGTTATGAAGGATTTGGTCCAAACGGTTCATTGATTATTGTTGATACGTTGACATCAAACGTTAATCGTACAGCAACAAATGTGCGCACAGCTTTCAATAAAAATGGTGGTACTTATGGTGCTGCTGGTTCTGTTAGTTATTTATTCGATGAAACAGGTGTTATTGTTTTTGAGGGTGAAGATGCTGATGCTACATTGGAAACACTGTTAGATGCTGAAGTTGATGTTCGTGATGCTGAACAACAAGACGATCATATTGTTGTGTACACAGAACCAACTGCTCTTCATCAAGCAATTGCTGCTCTGCGTGAAAATGGTGTGAGCGATTTCTCAACTACGGAAATTAGTATGTTGCCACAATCAGAAATGACACTGGCAGGCGAAGACTTAGAAATTTTTGAAAAGCTAATTGATGTATTAGAATCTGACGATGATGTTCAAAAAGTGTATCATAACGTTGAAATATAATAGTAAATAAAAACGCAATGTATATCATTGCGTTTTTTAATTTGTGAATGAATTTTGTAAAAAAATTGAGCATGACAGTTTCCTGTTTAAAGATATCATGATTTTTAACATGCATTTCTTTGATGATTTTCAAGCAATTGGCTACGAATATGGTACTTACTCTTATTGCATTTTTGATGTTTTGACTAGATGAGTCATTAAAGACTTGTTTAACCCACTCAGTTGGCCTAAATCGAGATTTGAAAACTTGGTAAGTATTATCACCTAACACGCTCCAAAACGCCTTGTGTGGCTTATAGGATACCACGATAAACAATTCATTTTGACTACAATTGCTGAATGTGTTCAACTACTTTATTACCAAATTTGTTGATAACCATCTGCTGACTTTATTGCTCCTTTAGGCAAAATTTTACTTCTTAAAACCAATTGACAGAGCAATTTTGGTGTTTATACGGAAATAATTTTTAACCTAAATAGATATCAAGAAGATAAAATAAAAAGCCGCAACCGAAGTTGCGACTTGATATAGCTCGTGAGAGAATCGAACTCTCGATTCCGCCGTGAAAGGGCAGCGTCTTAGCCACTTGACCAACGAGCCATGGTCAATAATGTCAATCTGTATTAGTTGACTATAATATAATATCAAGTTTTTAGGCACTCGTCAAGTGATTTATAAGTATTTTTTGGTAAGTAATTATTATCATTTCAGATTAAGCACTTGTCTTCTTCAAATATCAATGCTAGACTATTCTATGTGAAATTTAGCTGATATAGTATCGAATAATGGTCGATTGTTTCTAGCCAGCACCCATGCTGGAACTATCATAAATATGTTATTTAATTGATAGCCACCTGTGCATCAATTTTTTATTTTCCATTGATTATTCATACAAATAGGCTGATGAGTTACATAATTGTATAGGAGAGAATAATGGAAAAATTATTTCAATTGAAAGAAAATAAAACCACTGTCCGTCGTGAAATTGTTGCAGGGATTACGACATTTGTATCGATGGCGTATATTTTCTTTTTGAACCCTCAAATTTTAGGGCAAGCGGGTGTGCCAACACAAGCCGTATTTTTAGCAGCTATTCTAGTAGCAGTTTTTGGTACATTATTTATGGGTTTGTTTGCTAATGTACCGTTTGCTTTGGCACCAGGTATCGGTATGCAAGCCTACTTCACGTATACTATCGTATTTGGGTTCGGATTTACCTGGCAGCAAGCATTAGCTATTGTATTTTTAGTTGGTGTAGTTGATATTGTCATTACATTGACACACGGTCGCCGTGCGATTGTTAAAGGGATTCCATCTGAATTAAAAGCCGCTATCGGTGGTGGTATTGGATTATTTGTAACCTACATTGGTTTGAAAAACGCCGGCTTTATCAATTTCATGATTGATCCAAGCAATATTATGACGCTAAATGGTAAGCCGTTCACTGGTGAGGTACATGGTGCAGTAAATAGCATTTTGGCCAACGGCGGTGTAACACCGGAATTGACAAAATTTAACAATGCTAGTACCTTATTAGCATTAATTGGTTTTATTATTTTGGTTGTGTTGGTGATGAGAAAGGTTCCGGGTGCTTTCCTTATATCATTGATCGTGACAACGTTAATCGGTATTCCAATGGGTGTTACGAACACGCATATCGGGGCTGGAACATCAGTTGGGCATGCGTTCGGTGAATTAGGGCAGGTGTTCGGTCAATCGTTGGGCGCTCAAGGATTAGGGAGTTTATTTAATAACTGGCATCACGCGTCACTAGCGTTAGTTACAATTTTTGCTATGGGGCTAACCGGATTATTTGATGCGATTGGCACATTGATTGGTATCGGTAATCAAACAGGCATTTTTTCAAAAGAAGATCAGCAGTCATTTGAGTCTAGTAATGGTTTTAATTC
This window contains:
- the tilS gene encoding tRNA lysidine(34) synthetase TilS, whose product is MTKKILQTIQQYKWPETVIVAVSGGVDSVVLAHALSKTKANLVIAHVNYRLREESDDDAVFVRQFATQAGAIFEEQVWQHIPEHAVEKAARQFRYDFFEDLAQKYHTNTIAVAHHADDQAETVLLKMIRGGQLQQMGGMQTKNHKVIRPFLSITKQELITYAQDNQLEWRQDKTNFDVDYTPRNLLRNDVLPKLTTVNQQAVRHINNMATQIAQQQRLIDHQAKIYASDIQNWQNIPILWQLPTLKYWLQKNKLFNIKENQLQQMVRLLSNTHKPNGKIALADNFEFIKSYQKISIQKQKNMAQVLTPVMLKLNQWHSFAKTTFMWTDSVPINGQSFIKFQLTRSLPYLSLRPAKASDKIALINGHKNLRRLAIDEKLTPQERTMMWVLATADDEVIAVHLRSNQWRINADFAVKENTQPYWLVCQIEET
- the hpt gene encoding hypoxanthine phosphoribosyltransferase, translating into MDNDIQEVLYDQESIQKAAERLGKQITQDYVGSTPLFLSVLKGAYLWTADLLREVDLYAELEFIKISSYHGGVSSSDEITLVTDVRSDVRGRDIIILEDIVDTGQSLLFLKELLAKRGAKSIKVATLLDKIEGRKVEVDADYAGFNVRNEFVVGYGLDYEEHYRNLPYVGILKKEVYTK
- the hflB gene encoding ATP-dependent zinc metalloprotease FtsH — translated: MNNNKGGFLRSSVFYIFIFLAVVGMVYGLFGNDKTTTKTITSSEFIKALNDKELKSVTVQPGNSIYNVTGTYKKAQTASKDKGLSLFQPTQKVTKFTSTLLPNDASLKSVTDAATKTKTELVTKQAENSGFWLNLLVSLVPVLLIVAVFYLMMNQAGGGKGGQGGMMSFGKSKAKPSDPKDNKVRFADVAGAEEEKQELVEVVEFLKAPKKFVNLGARIPKGVLLEGPPGTGKTLLAKAVAGEASVPFFSMSGSDFVEMFVGVGASRVRDLFENAKKSAPAIIFIDEIDAVGRRRGTGMGGGNDEREQTLNQILIEMDGFEGSEGVIILASTNRSDVLDPALLRSGRFDRKILVGAPDVKGREAILNVHAKNKPLADNVDLKAIAQQTPGYVGADLENLLNEAALLAARRNKSKVDAADIDEAEDRIFQGPAKTNHNMSESERRTTAYHEAGHALVGLVRSEASVVRKVTIVPRGRIGGYALMTPKNDRYNLKYSEAKEQLAGLMGGRAAEIFMFNESSSGASNDFQQATGLARQMVTAFGMSDKLGMVQLEGNASVGYADQAGNRAYSEETARLIDEEVRRLAREAFDDAIAILRDNKDKLTAIAEALLEVETLDEKQIKDIYLTGTFTRKDIQDDTELAKAKSFEEAKAAADAKDSQAEQRFEKQDEEKSSDDHSESQSEDTDSTDKSETDDINSENK
- a CDS encoding Hsp33 family molecular chaperone HslO, with protein sequence MADQFIKAITKNKYFRTFAINGTNLVHQGAQIHETSRIAAVVLGRGLLATTLTAQAVLKGEETLSTKINGRGPIGNVVVEADTKGSVRGYVTNPNLETLINDAGQLDVAKAVGKNGFLQVTKFAPYSDPYIGQSQLISGEIGDDFTYYLAQSEQTPSVIGVSVHMNNDDTVAGAGGFLVQALPDATDEAIDQLEVALKNMKPLSEMIQEGYTPLEVLEEIFGKGEVDILQTAGIGLAAEPSKDAYAKMLLTLPATEIQAMIKEDHGAEIVGKFSGKRYFFTEEQLSEILKQIEKNNE
- the lysS gene encoding lysine--tRNA ligase; translation: MAEEKALNDQMLARRQKLATIVSDLHLDPFGKRFERTAKAEELHKLYDDSSLEELENAKHEVVIAGRMIAKRGAGKVIFADFRDVSGKIQVYAKRDDLADNYPIIKRADLGDFLGIKGIMMKTEAGELTVLATELTHLSKALRPMPDKFHGISDVETRYRKRYLDLIANEDSFKKFQKRSHIISAIRAYMDKNDFLEVETPILQTEAGGAAARPFITHHNALNIDMYMRIATELYLKRLVVGGMERVYEIGRIFRNEGMDPKHNPEFTTMESYAAYMDFNDVMDETEGIFKAAAAVVSDDLKVTYQGTDIDLGSKFARKHMIDLIKEQTGIDFWQEMSIEDAQKLADDKHVKYEKYWGVGHIINAFFEEFVEDTLVQPTFVYGHPVEVSPLAKKNSDDPRFTDRFELFIMGSEYANAFTELNDPIDQRARFEAQAAERENGNDEAEGIDEDFIEALEYGMPPTGGLGIGIDRLVMLLTDSDTIRDVVLFPTMRPE
- a CDS encoding pseudouridine synthase produces the protein MIVLFNKPYNVLTKFTDADGRQTLANYIDIPRVYAAGRLDMDSEGLLLLTDSGKLNHELTDPGNKAYKTYVVQVEGVPTKAQLKQLEQGVALKDGLTLPAKVKRIPYPKWLWEREKPIRIRKNQPTSFIQLKIKEGRNRQVRRMTAAVGIPTLRLIRTHIGEYHIADLKPGQYRIVK
- a CDS encoding YebC/PmpR family DNA-binding transcriptional regulator, with protein sequence MGRKWENIKMKKAQTDGAAAKVNSKYGIEIYAAAKQGGSPDPEANSTLKFVIERAKQAQVPKHVIERAIEKAKGSGNETFIEGRYEGFGPNGSLIIVDTLTSNVNRTATNVRTAFNKNGGTYGAAGSVSYLFDETGVIVFEGEDADATLETLLDAEVDVRDAEQQDDHIVVYTEPTALHQAIAALRENGVSDFSTTEISMLPQSEMTLAGEDLEIFEKLIDVLESDDDVQKVYHNVEI
- a CDS encoding NCS2 family permease, which translates into the protein MEKLFQLKENKTTVRREIVAGITTFVSMAYIFFLNPQILGQAGVPTQAVFLAAILVAVFGTLFMGLFANVPFALAPGIGMQAYFTYTIVFGFGFTWQQALAIVFLVGVVDIVITLTHGRRAIVKGIPSELKAAIGGGIGLFVTYIGLKNAGFINFMIDPSNIMTLNGKPFTGEVHGAVNSILANGGVTPELTKFNNASTLLALIGFIILVVLVMRKVPGAFLISLIVTTLIGIPMGVTNTHIGAGTSVGHAFGELGQVFGQSLGAQGLGSLFNNWHHASLALVTIFAMGLTGLFDAIGTLIGIGNQTGIFSKEDQQSFESSNGFNSKMDRALVVDTFTTAFAGIVGTSNTTTFIESASGVAAGARTGLANVVTAAGFALMILFAPLVGVVPTAATSPLLILVGIMMMGEFKKISWESLEVALPAFFTSVFMAFSYSISYGIAAGFIFFIIVKFALGKFKEVSPVLLIVSAFFLLNFAVLAFM